In the Festucalex cinctus isolate MCC-2025b chromosome 10, RoL_Fcin_1.0, whole genome shotgun sequence genome, one interval contains:
- the shroom2a gene encoding protein Shroom2 isoform X4 produces the protein MVKRNMKMVDIVAHKMPSENDVHVARSFLTKILRSSMRKNHFIGRNEPISRPHSWHSTKFNEGQSESAKTQPSPPSAVVWHTTYDASSSSTDLSSSWEQTNLSRVSDQFSSLGSMDSLEHVPHPYPAGQLSPAKSNNSMEHISSSSGGGKRDSAYSSFSTSSGTPDFTLSKSNAASTENVLYKVSQWDAGGRPINGRISQSLMEGVKPDDRLTYFQMPGGCDGLHADDQAGSRHSTSGRTSCGPVWHVPEKKKSSCPSPPPPPPPARSDSFAATKERGLVVAQPEPNSRTAGKPSPEDRSSQNLSPKHDRANFYSHAQFNSNKQHSLSSCDVRQGHPAHHRHHSDKSTFPPQPWPATTPRPLNVGGYFSSMQELPTSGSAQSASQNMRRNLSTSQAIPPKNPNNESNGQSRYYCVTKCNPALGKPEDRQSFDLTQTGNEQNSQQAVTKAKYQLSQQQQYSSNGRETNGYSKHHVTSAAEAPAPKAIGDDLRGQRGQSSQNEDPPYSSCPPIRLSNQRRSLPLQHREFPQDTRHHSQASDRICPQTTPILHSLSMDAEDETSKGDNPEETLESKQIRRNDRFATTLKNEIQMRRARLQKSKSAATLPGENQDSQEVWKSNQSSTPALADSPFTNTYKDNLKEAQARVLKATSFRRKDLEPVLVEHSSAEAIPSYPSSAMTRKDLTPLPTLSETGTGKSAPLRIGGRKRFAAEKKVKSFSEPDKIHEVGVKEEDQQNGNSNVPDHTYTNTENPSDSTVRGFPGQTGSMLKGTRSGDEPPGGQTYSVLDQQRLGTFAEYEARWNIQKKPPETRASGRFRSADNILDPSSEERVKPACFHERSRSSPSADFYGQTSRVPTIMPEKEYSQMEDKPAGSLNSASSFPDDCKASEQPGERERPPHVTGHRPSTTATAAVDHRAAETGRSQVTDRAKPPPPRCPDDNPEQDTLPQSHTPNSETKKADGKAQVGAVARHTPAHASSHGPPAAMEARRSPSPQFSPQRLSDKPPVSLQEQDSNRMENGTEKPSSAVKKVPIRIVRSEGMPKTESGRTFPPPDEASAAGTGGPDISKLGSLGAGGGQDSVFCTFTRQKELDQPGVASVEPETDDDQKMSEEQKREELARDIMDKDKSLADILDQSKMKTTMDLMEGLFPQGEQLLEGAHQRRKAPPKPANVTRQAEEREKEDSMAAAAVAMVTSSAYYSTSAPKAELLIKMKDMQEQNEDYDDSEDELDMDLANKKQELMDSLSKKLQVLREARQSLQEDVLDNNALGDEVEARVQQVCKPNELDKFRMFVGDLDKVVSLLLSLSGRLARVENALNSLDEEATPEERRTLTEKRKLLIRQHEDAKELKDNLDRRERAVYDILASYLPEDGMADYEHFVKMKSALIIEQRKLEDKIKLGEEQLKCLLDSLPIEQRLAF, from the exons GAATATGAAAATGGTGGACATTGTAGCTCACAAAATGCCCTCAGAAAATGACGTGCATGTGGCCCGAAGCTTCCTTACCAAGATTTTGCGAAGTTCCATGAG AAAGAACCACTTTATAGG GCGCAATGAACCCATAAGCAGGCCGCACTCCTGGCACTCCACTAAGTTCAACGAAGGACAATCCGAGTCAGCCAAAACACAGCCTTCCCCACCCTCGGCGGTTGTGTGGCACACCACATACGATGCGAG TTCATCGTCGACTGACCTGTCCTCCAGTTGGGAGCAAACCAACCTCAGCAGAGTTTCGGACCAGTTCAGCTCTCTTGGCAGCATGGACAGCCTAGAGCACGTCCCCCACCCGTACCCGGCCGGTCAGCTGTCCCCTGCTAAATCCAACAACAGCATGGAGcacatcagcagcagcagcggcggcggcaaaCGGGACTCGGCCTACAGCTCCTTTTCCACCAGCTCTGGCACGCCGGATTTCACGCTTTCAAAGAGCAACGCTGCCTCCACTGAGAACGTGCTGTACAAAGTCAGCCAGTGGGATGCCGGAGGAAGGCCCATCAATGGCAGGATCAGCCAAAGTCTGATGGAGGGAGTCAAACCGGACGACAGGCTGACGTACTTCCAGATGCCGGGAGGCTGCGACGGCCTCCACGCCGACGACCAGGCTGGCTCCCGCCACTCCACGTCCGGTAGAACGAGTTGTGGACCTGTCTGGCATGTTccggagaaaaagaaaagctcCTGCCCCTCGCCCCCACCGCCGCCCCCACCAGCACGCAGTGACAGTTTTGCCGCTACCAAGGAGCGAGGGCTCGTCGTAGCTCAACCCGAACCCAATTCACGAACCGCGGGGAAGCCTTCTCCTGAAGATCGCAGTAGCCAGAACCTATCCCCGAAACACGACAGGGCCAATTTTTATTCTCACGCCCAGTTTAACTCAAACAAGCAGCACTCCCTGTCCAGCTGTGATGTTCGGCAAGGTCATCCCGCACATCACAGACATCACAGCGACAAAAGCACTTTTCCGCCACAACCGTGGCCAGCGACTACTCCCAGGCCACTCAACGTCGGGGGCTACTTCTCCAGCATGCAGGAGCTGCCCACTAGCGGTTCTGCTCAATCCGCCAGCCAGAACATGAGGAGGAATTTAAGCACATCTCAAGCAATTCCTCCCAAAAACCCGAACAATGAAAGCAACGGGCAAAGCCGGTACTACTGTGTCACAAAATGCAATCCTGCATTGGGGAAACCAGAAGACAGGCAAAGTTTCGACCTGACCCAGACAGGAAATGAGCAGAATTCTCAACAAGCAGTCACCAAAGCAAAGTATCAACTTTCTCAACAACAGCAGTACTCCTCAAATGGTAGAGAAACTAACGGATACAGCAAACACCATGTCACCTCTGCTGCAGAAGCCCCGGCCCCTAAAGCTATTGGTGATGACCTCAGGGGCCAGAGGGGACAAAGTTCACAAAATGAAGACCCTCCGTACTCAAGTTGTCCCCCGATCCGACTGTCTAACCAACGGCGATCCCTTCCTCTGCAGCACAGAGAATTCCCCCAAGATACGAGACACCACAGCCAGGCCAGCGACAGGATCTGTCCCCAGACCACCCCCATCCTCCACTCGCTGTCCATGGACGCCGAGGACGAGACCTCAAAAGGTGACAACCCGGAGGAGACGCTCGAGTCCAAGCAGATACGACGCAACGACCGCTTTGCCACCACCTTAAAGAACGAAATCCAGATGAGAAGGGCCAGGCTGCAGAAGAGCAAAAGTGCGGCGACGCTTCCTGGCGAGAACCAAGACAGCCAGGAAGTGTGGAAGTCCAATCAGAGCTCCACCCCAGCtttggcagacagccccttcaCGAACACATACAAGGATAACTTGAAGGAAGCGCAAGCTCGGGTGCTTAAAGCTACTTCCTTCAGAAGGAAAGATTTGGAGCCCGTGTTGGTGGAACACTCATCAGCCGAAGCCATACCCAGTTATCCATCCTCGGCGATGACCAGGAAAGATCTCACTCCTCTTCCGACGCTGTCCGAGACCGGGACCGGTAAATCTGCGCCTTTGCGCATTGGTGGACGGAAGCGCTTCGCAGCAGAAAAGAAGGTCAAGTCCTTTTCCGAGCCAGACAAAATCCATGAAGTTGGAGTAAAAGAAGAAGACCAACAGAACGGGAACTCAAACGTCCCCGATCACACGTACACAAACACTGAGAATCCAAGTGACTCTACAGTACGTGGGTTTCCCGGTCAAACGGGGTCCATGCTGAAAGGGACAAGGAGCGGGGATGAACCCCCGGGTGGTCAAACATATTCCGTCCTGGACCAGCAACGACTTGGCACTTTCGCCGAGTATGAGGCCAGGTGGAACATCCAGAAGAAGCCTCCGGAGACGAGGGCTTCCGGACGATTCCGGTCCGCCGACAACATTCTGGATCCGAGCTCGGAGGAGAGGGTCAAACCTGCCTGTTTCCATGAGAGGTCCCGATCTTCACCCTCAGCTGACTTCTATGGACAG ACTTCTCGTGTCCCTACAATAATGCCAGAGAAGGAATATTCCCAGATGGAGGATAAACCTGCTGGGTCACTCAACTCTGCCTCAAG CTTCCCGGACGACTGCAAAGCGAGCGAGCAGCCTGGCGAGCGCGAGCGACCTCCTCACGTGACGGGGCACAGACCTTCTACGACCGCTACAGCTGCTGTCGACCACAGAGCAGCGGAGACCGGCCGCTCTCAGGTCACGGACCGCGCCAAGCCTCCCCCGCCCAGATGCCCCGACGACAACCCAGAGCAAGACACTCTTCCCCAAAGTCACACCCCAAACAGCGAGACTAAAAAGGCGGACGGAAAAGCGCAAGTCGGCGCAGTTGCGCGACACACGCCAGCGCACGCTTCCTCCCACGGGCCGCCGGCCGCCATGGAGGCACGTCGCTCGCCTTCCCCACAGTTTTCCCCGCAGAGGCTCAGCGACAAGCCGCCCGTCTCGCTGCAGGAGCAAGATTCAAACAG GATGGAAAATGGAACGGAAAAGCCAAGCAGCGCGGTGAAGAAAGTGCCCATCAGGATCGTGCGCTCGGAGGGAATGCCGAAGACGGAGAGCGGGAGGACGTTCCCGCCACCTGACGAAGCATCTGCGGCCGGAACGGGAGGTCCCGATATTAGCAAGCTCGGCAGTTTAGGAGCCGGTGGTGGGCAGGACTCCGTCTTCTGCACTTTCACTCGGCAGAAAGAACTTGATCAACCCGGTGTGGCTTCGGTCGAGCCTGAGACGGACGACGACCAGAAAATGTCAGAGGAGCAGAAGAGGGAGGAGCTGGCCCGCGACATCATGGACAAGGATAAGTCGCTGGCTGACATCCTGGACCAGAGCAAGATGAAGACCACCATGGACCTGATGGAGGGCCTGTTCCCTCAAGGCGAGCAGCTGCTGGAAGGGGCTCACCAACGCAGGAAAGCACCCCCCAAACCCGCAAACGTCACCCGGCAAGCTGAGGAAAG AGAGAAGGAGGACAgcatggcggcggcggcggttgcCATGGTCACCAGCTCCGCATATTACAGCACGTCGGCCCCCAAAGCTGAGCTTCTCATTAAGATGAAAGACATGCAGGAGCAGAACGAGGACTACGACGACTCGGAGGACGAACTGGACATGGATCTGGCGAACAAGAAG CAAGAGCTGATGGACAGCCTGAGCAAGAAGCTTCAGGTTCTGCGCGAGGCCCGCCAGAGCCTGCAGGAGGACGTGCTGGACAACAACGCGCTGGGCGACGAGGTGGAGGCGCGCGTCCAGCAGGTGTGCAAGCCCAACGAGCTGGACAAGTTCCGCATGTTCGTGGGCGACCTGGACAAGGTGGTGAGCCTGCTGCTGTCGCTGTCGGGCCGCCTGGCCAGGGTGGAGAACGCCCTCAACAGCCTGGACGAGGAGGCCACGCCCGAGGAGAGA cGCACGCTGACGGAGAAGCGCAAGCTGCTGATCCGGCAGCACGAGGACGCCAAGGAGCTGAAAGACAACCTGGACCGTCGCGAGCGGGCCGTCTACGACATCCTGGCCAGCTACCTACCCGAGGACGGCATGGCCGACTACGAGCACTTTGTCAAGATGAAGTCGGCGCTCATCATCGAGCAGCGCAAGCTGGAGGACAAAATCAAGCTGGGCGAAGAGCAGCTCAAGTGCCTGCTGGATAGTCTGCCCATCGAGCAGCGCTTGGCCTTTTGA
- the shroom2a gene encoding protein Shroom2 isoform X5, translated as MKMVDIVAHKMPSENDVHVARSFLTKILRSSMRKNHFIGRNEPISRPHSWHSTKFNEGQSESAKTQPSPPSAVVWHTTYDASSSSTDLSSSWEQTNLSRVSDQFSSLGSMDSLEHVPHPYPAGQLSPAKSNNSMEHISSSSGGGKRDSAYSSFSTSSGTPDFTLSKSNAASTENVLYKVSQWDAGGRPINGRISQSLMEGVKPDDRLTYFQMPGGCDGLHADDQAGSRHSTSGRTSCGPVWHVPEKKKSSCPSPPPPPPPARSDSFAATKERGLVVAQPEPNSRTAGKPSPEDRSSQNLSPKHDRANFYSHAQFNSNKQHSLSSCDVRQGHPAHHRHHSDKSTFPPQPWPATTPRPLNVGGYFSSMQELPTSGSAQSASQNMRRNLSTSQAIPPKNPNNESNGQSRYYCVTKCNPALGKPEDRQSFDLTQTGNEQNSQQAVTKAKYQLSQQQQYSSNGRETNGYSKHHVTSAAEAPAPKAIGDDLRGQRGQSSQNEDPPYSSCPPIRLSNQRRSLPLQHREFPQDTRHHSQASDRICPQTTPILHSLSMDAEDETSKGDNPEETLESKQIRRNDRFATTLKNEIQMRRARLQKSKSAATLPGENQDSQEVWKSNQSSTPALADSPFTNTYKDNLKEAQARVLKATSFRRKDLEPVLVEHSSAEAIPSYPSSAMTRKDLTPLPTLSETGTGKSAPLRIGGRKRFAAEKKVKSFSEPDKIHEVGVKEEDQQNGNSNVPDHTYTNTENPSDSTVRGFPGQTGSMLKGTRSGDEPPGGQTYSVLDQQRLGTFAEYEARWNIQKKPPETRASGRFRSADNILDPSSEERVKPACFHERSRSSPSADFYGQTSRVPTIMPEKEYSQMEDKPAGSLNSASSFPDDCKASEQPGERERPPHVTGHRPSTTATAAVDHRAAETGRSQVTDRAKPPPPRCPDDNPEQDTLPQSHTPNSETKKADGKAQVGAVARHTPAHASSHGPPAAMEARRSPSPQFSPQRLSDKPPVSLQEQDSNRMENGTEKPSSAVKKVPIRIVRSEGMPKTESGRTFPPPDEASAAGTGGPDISKLGSLGAGGGQDSVFCTFTRQKELDQPGVASVEPETDDDQKMSEEQKREELARDIMDKDKSLADILDQSKMKTTMDLMEGLFPQGEQLLEGAHQRRKAPPKPANVTRQAEEREKEDSMAAAAVAMVTSSAYYSTSAPKAELLIKMKDMQEQNEDYDDSEDELDMDLANKKQELMDSLSKKLQVLREARQSLQEDVLDNNALGDEVEARVQQVCKPNELDKFRMFVGDLDKVVSLLLSLSGRLARVENALNSLDEEATPEERRTLTEKRKLLIRQHEDAKELKDNLDRRERAVYDILASYLPEDGMADYEHFVKMKSALIIEQRKLEDKIKLGEEQLKCLLDSLPIEQRLAF; from the exons ATGAAAATGGTGGACATTGTAGCTCACAAAATGCCCTCAGAAAATGACGTGCATGTGGCCCGAAGCTTCCTTACCAAGATTTTGCGAAGTTCCATGAG AAAGAACCACTTTATAGG GCGCAATGAACCCATAAGCAGGCCGCACTCCTGGCACTCCACTAAGTTCAACGAAGGACAATCCGAGTCAGCCAAAACACAGCCTTCCCCACCCTCGGCGGTTGTGTGGCACACCACATACGATGCGAG TTCATCGTCGACTGACCTGTCCTCCAGTTGGGAGCAAACCAACCTCAGCAGAGTTTCGGACCAGTTCAGCTCTCTTGGCAGCATGGACAGCCTAGAGCACGTCCCCCACCCGTACCCGGCCGGTCAGCTGTCCCCTGCTAAATCCAACAACAGCATGGAGcacatcagcagcagcagcggcggcggcaaaCGGGACTCGGCCTACAGCTCCTTTTCCACCAGCTCTGGCACGCCGGATTTCACGCTTTCAAAGAGCAACGCTGCCTCCACTGAGAACGTGCTGTACAAAGTCAGCCAGTGGGATGCCGGAGGAAGGCCCATCAATGGCAGGATCAGCCAAAGTCTGATGGAGGGAGTCAAACCGGACGACAGGCTGACGTACTTCCAGATGCCGGGAGGCTGCGACGGCCTCCACGCCGACGACCAGGCTGGCTCCCGCCACTCCACGTCCGGTAGAACGAGTTGTGGACCTGTCTGGCATGTTccggagaaaaagaaaagctcCTGCCCCTCGCCCCCACCGCCGCCCCCACCAGCACGCAGTGACAGTTTTGCCGCTACCAAGGAGCGAGGGCTCGTCGTAGCTCAACCCGAACCCAATTCACGAACCGCGGGGAAGCCTTCTCCTGAAGATCGCAGTAGCCAGAACCTATCCCCGAAACACGACAGGGCCAATTTTTATTCTCACGCCCAGTTTAACTCAAACAAGCAGCACTCCCTGTCCAGCTGTGATGTTCGGCAAGGTCATCCCGCACATCACAGACATCACAGCGACAAAAGCACTTTTCCGCCACAACCGTGGCCAGCGACTACTCCCAGGCCACTCAACGTCGGGGGCTACTTCTCCAGCATGCAGGAGCTGCCCACTAGCGGTTCTGCTCAATCCGCCAGCCAGAACATGAGGAGGAATTTAAGCACATCTCAAGCAATTCCTCCCAAAAACCCGAACAATGAAAGCAACGGGCAAAGCCGGTACTACTGTGTCACAAAATGCAATCCTGCATTGGGGAAACCAGAAGACAGGCAAAGTTTCGACCTGACCCAGACAGGAAATGAGCAGAATTCTCAACAAGCAGTCACCAAAGCAAAGTATCAACTTTCTCAACAACAGCAGTACTCCTCAAATGGTAGAGAAACTAACGGATACAGCAAACACCATGTCACCTCTGCTGCAGAAGCCCCGGCCCCTAAAGCTATTGGTGATGACCTCAGGGGCCAGAGGGGACAAAGTTCACAAAATGAAGACCCTCCGTACTCAAGTTGTCCCCCGATCCGACTGTCTAACCAACGGCGATCCCTTCCTCTGCAGCACAGAGAATTCCCCCAAGATACGAGACACCACAGCCAGGCCAGCGACAGGATCTGTCCCCAGACCACCCCCATCCTCCACTCGCTGTCCATGGACGCCGAGGACGAGACCTCAAAAGGTGACAACCCGGAGGAGACGCTCGAGTCCAAGCAGATACGACGCAACGACCGCTTTGCCACCACCTTAAAGAACGAAATCCAGATGAGAAGGGCCAGGCTGCAGAAGAGCAAAAGTGCGGCGACGCTTCCTGGCGAGAACCAAGACAGCCAGGAAGTGTGGAAGTCCAATCAGAGCTCCACCCCAGCtttggcagacagccccttcaCGAACACATACAAGGATAACTTGAAGGAAGCGCAAGCTCGGGTGCTTAAAGCTACTTCCTTCAGAAGGAAAGATTTGGAGCCCGTGTTGGTGGAACACTCATCAGCCGAAGCCATACCCAGTTATCCATCCTCGGCGATGACCAGGAAAGATCTCACTCCTCTTCCGACGCTGTCCGAGACCGGGACCGGTAAATCTGCGCCTTTGCGCATTGGTGGACGGAAGCGCTTCGCAGCAGAAAAGAAGGTCAAGTCCTTTTCCGAGCCAGACAAAATCCATGAAGTTGGAGTAAAAGAAGAAGACCAACAGAACGGGAACTCAAACGTCCCCGATCACACGTACACAAACACTGAGAATCCAAGTGACTCTACAGTACGTGGGTTTCCCGGTCAAACGGGGTCCATGCTGAAAGGGACAAGGAGCGGGGATGAACCCCCGGGTGGTCAAACATATTCCGTCCTGGACCAGCAACGACTTGGCACTTTCGCCGAGTATGAGGCCAGGTGGAACATCCAGAAGAAGCCTCCGGAGACGAGGGCTTCCGGACGATTCCGGTCCGCCGACAACATTCTGGATCCGAGCTCGGAGGAGAGGGTCAAACCTGCCTGTTTCCATGAGAGGTCCCGATCTTCACCCTCAGCTGACTTCTATGGACAG ACTTCTCGTGTCCCTACAATAATGCCAGAGAAGGAATATTCCCAGATGGAGGATAAACCTGCTGGGTCACTCAACTCTGCCTCAAG CTTCCCGGACGACTGCAAAGCGAGCGAGCAGCCTGGCGAGCGCGAGCGACCTCCTCACGTGACGGGGCACAGACCTTCTACGACCGCTACAGCTGCTGTCGACCACAGAGCAGCGGAGACCGGCCGCTCTCAGGTCACGGACCGCGCCAAGCCTCCCCCGCCCAGATGCCCCGACGACAACCCAGAGCAAGACACTCTTCCCCAAAGTCACACCCCAAACAGCGAGACTAAAAAGGCGGACGGAAAAGCGCAAGTCGGCGCAGTTGCGCGACACACGCCAGCGCACGCTTCCTCCCACGGGCCGCCGGCCGCCATGGAGGCACGTCGCTCGCCTTCCCCACAGTTTTCCCCGCAGAGGCTCAGCGACAAGCCGCCCGTCTCGCTGCAGGAGCAAGATTCAAACAG GATGGAAAATGGAACGGAAAAGCCAAGCAGCGCGGTGAAGAAAGTGCCCATCAGGATCGTGCGCTCGGAGGGAATGCCGAAGACGGAGAGCGGGAGGACGTTCCCGCCACCTGACGAAGCATCTGCGGCCGGAACGGGAGGTCCCGATATTAGCAAGCTCGGCAGTTTAGGAGCCGGTGGTGGGCAGGACTCCGTCTTCTGCACTTTCACTCGGCAGAAAGAACTTGATCAACCCGGTGTGGCTTCGGTCGAGCCTGAGACGGACGACGACCAGAAAATGTCAGAGGAGCAGAAGAGGGAGGAGCTGGCCCGCGACATCATGGACAAGGATAAGTCGCTGGCTGACATCCTGGACCAGAGCAAGATGAAGACCACCATGGACCTGATGGAGGGCCTGTTCCCTCAAGGCGAGCAGCTGCTGGAAGGGGCTCACCAACGCAGGAAAGCACCCCCCAAACCCGCAAACGTCACCCGGCAAGCTGAGGAAAG AGAGAAGGAGGACAgcatggcggcggcggcggttgcCATGGTCACCAGCTCCGCATATTACAGCACGTCGGCCCCCAAAGCTGAGCTTCTCATTAAGATGAAAGACATGCAGGAGCAGAACGAGGACTACGACGACTCGGAGGACGAACTGGACATGGATCTGGCGAACAAGAAG CAAGAGCTGATGGACAGCCTGAGCAAGAAGCTTCAGGTTCTGCGCGAGGCCCGCCAGAGCCTGCAGGAGGACGTGCTGGACAACAACGCGCTGGGCGACGAGGTGGAGGCGCGCGTCCAGCAGGTGTGCAAGCCCAACGAGCTGGACAAGTTCCGCATGTTCGTGGGCGACCTGGACAAGGTGGTGAGCCTGCTGCTGTCGCTGTCGGGCCGCCTGGCCAGGGTGGAGAACGCCCTCAACAGCCTGGACGAGGAGGCCACGCCCGAGGAGAGA cGCACGCTGACGGAGAAGCGCAAGCTGCTGATCCGGCAGCACGAGGACGCCAAGGAGCTGAAAGACAACCTGGACCGTCGCGAGCGGGCCGTCTACGACATCCTGGCCAGCTACCTACCCGAGGACGGCATGGCCGACTACGAGCACTTTGTCAAGATGAAGTCGGCGCTCATCATCGAGCAGCGCAAGCTGGAGGACAAAATCAAGCTGGGCGAAGAGCAGCTCAAGTGCCTGCTGGATAGTCTGCCCATCGAGCAGCGCTTGGCCTTTTGA